Within the Senegalia massiliensis genome, the region ATTTTTATATCTTCTGATGATATATTATGGAGATTTAACTCTTCTCTGTCACTTAATTCACCTTTTTTATTTATTGTTAAGTTAGCTATATTTTTATTATCATTTATAACTATATTTATATTTTCATAAAAATCAGAGTCATTTATACCCTGAGCTTTAGTGATATTTTCAGTGTCCTTCCATGGCTTGCCTTTATATTTATCTGTATTTATCATCCTAGTAACTCCATACTGTTCATATTCATAGAAGGTATTATAAAGTAAAATTAAAATCATTATCACAATTAAAAGTATAATAGTAAGTATAGGTTTGCCCTTTTTCTTTCTATATTTTAATAATAATAGAAAAACAAAAATTATAAAGAATAATGATACTATTAATATATATATATTCTTATTTTGAGTATCAGATATACTCCTATTTATTAAATCTTTAGCTTTAACTCCATAATAATCCGTTATCCATAATACAAGCTCGCCAGGTTGTTTTAATCTTTCTTTATCAATATTATCTATATCATCACTGTATGCATGAATAAGTTCCATTGATGGATGATTTAATGTTATAGAAGGAATGTCTTTCTCTCCAAATACAGCATGATCACTAGAAGCTGAAGGGTTAAGCTTTAAATCCTCTCCCCACTTATCTTTTATTTCCTTTGCTAAATCTTTACTAGTTTGGCTATTGGGAAAATAGTCTATATACAGGTCTAGATTTTCTTTAGATCCTATCATATCTAGATTGATAATCTTACTTCCTATTAAATCAAAAGGTCTAGACCTAGTATAATAAGTGGAACCTTTAAGTCCACTTTCTTCTCCATCAAAGGCTACAAATACTATATTTTTCTTAGGAGATATATTGCTTTCTTTAATACTCCTAGCTACTTCTAATAACATACCTATACCTGATGCATTATCTAATGCACCATTAAATACTTTTCCATCTGCATCATAGCCTACATGATCATAATGTGCTGTTATTATCAAAGCTTCTTCTGTTTCCTTGTCTTTAGCAGGGATATAACCTATCACATTTCTCATATCTACCTTTTTCACATTTAAATCCATATTAAATTTAATGGTATATCCCTCTTTAGTATATTTTACTAATTCACTAAAAACATCAGATTTAACTAAAATTCTAATTAATTGAGATTCTTCGGCATCATCAGTCTTTCCATCCGTTATTACAGTTTTAAGAAATTTATTTTCACTATTATCTTTAGATGGACTTATTACTAGATTAACTCCTAAACTCTTTAATTTTTCTATGTCAATATGGTTATAAAAAGTTTTAGAACTTAATATTATTTTACTATTCTCTTCTATCTCATCAAGTGATTTAACTATAGTTGCATTACCTTCTATTAATCCACCTACAGTATTATTCACAGGAAGTTCAGTATAGTCATCTCTGATACTATATTCATGAGCTATATTTCCGTTTTTATCTATAACTTGAAAAGTAGGTTCTTCTTTAAGGATAGGAGAGTAGTCTTGAAATTCTTGAAAGTATTCATTTCTCTTATGTATAGGAGCAAGTCCCATTTCTCTAAATTCATGAGCTATATATTCTGATGCTTTTCTATGTCCCTCTGCCCCAGGGAGTCTACCTTCATATTTATCAGATGATAACTCTTTTATGTGATTATAAGCATTGTCTTCATTAAACTTTAAATTATTAGTCTTGCTACAACCCATAAGAGTAACAATCAAATATATTAAAATAAATATTAGAATTACTTTTTTTCTATTTTTCCTATTCACATCTAATTTCCTTCTACTTGAGATAACCATTCATCTTCTAATTGGATTAAATCTTTCCCATATACTTTGACAAAAGAATCATTTAATCCTTTCTCTGTATTCGTCTCATAAAGTTCAATATATTTATCTAATCCATATATTTCTACAAGGTGCTTAGAAAATAAAGTAAGTTCAGTTACTACTATATCCCAATCTAATTTTCTATCTATCATATAATCAGACATATAACTAAATTGAATATATTTATCCTCTTCTATAACCTTTCCTATATCTAACTCTATATCTAATTCACTTTCAACTTTATCCATAGTTATATAATAAAATAGACCATATTCTATAAACTGGTTTAGTGGAAACCCCTTTTGAATATTAATTGCTTGATATATTCGGGCCATAATACTTGAATCTTCTCCATAAACTTCATAAATACTCCCCAAATAAGAACTATTATGATTTCCATACACTACTTTATTTTCTATTTGCTTAAAATCTAATAAAATATAATCATTTATTTTTTCAGGATTTTTAAATCCTAATTTATCAGATATATTATCATAGATTTTTTCTCTCTCTTTCATTATCTTTTCTATATTTTCATCTACATCCGTATTAAATTCACTATATATGAACTTGAAATTGTCACTTTCTTTAACTATATTATTTTTATCAGAATAATCATTATCACCTAACTGAACTTTCCATTCATCATCTTCTTTAATAAAATCTCCTTTATATCTTTCATTTTCATTAACTTTTATATCATAATCTTCTCTTATACTATTATCTTGATTTATAGCAATATATTCATTGTCTAACGAACCATTTATCCATACATATTTATTAGTATTTAAAGGATTTGGATGAATATAGTTAAACATTACTTTATCTCCTGTAAATATTTTATCCCCGGCTATTACTTCATCACCATCTATATATATTGGCAATTTATCATTGATTTCTTTATACATAGAATTTACTGATGGATTACCTGTTAAAATAATATGTGCATTTTTAATATCTTCTTCAGTCACTTCAATATCAGATTTAATTATTATGTTATCTGAAGAATTTACCTTTAAAAGTTTAAGCATAAGATTTTCATAACCATAAGCAGATTTTTCAGAAGACAAATTTTCTTTTTCACTTCCTATAGTGCCATAAACTATAACGACCTTATCATTATTTTCACGAACACTAATAAAAAAATCTTCATAATTCATATCATCCTTTAATTTCGTACCTACTTTATCTGTTTCACTACATCCACTTAAAAGAATAGTAATTATACTTATTATTAAAATACCTTTAATTAATTTCACCTCTAAACCCCTTTCATTTAAATGAATAATTTCGTTTAATGAATTAGTATTTATAAGATTTTAGGCCTAATAACTTCATTATAATAAATAGTAATGTTAATCTTCTGAATATTTTATCTCTACTAACCCCCTTAAATTTAAAAATTATTATAAGTAGTTAATATAGTATATTTTGGGTATTTATACATTAAATATTTCTTACTTATTTACATTATAAAATATTTAAAATAATAAAACCATACGAAAATTTTCGGCATTTTATAAGGGGGTAACATGTTTGAAACTTATGATTTAAAAAATTTTGGTACAAGAATAAGAAAAATAAGAAAGTCATTAGGTTATAGTCAAATACAAGTTTCTACAGAAACGGGTGTTCATAGAGATACTTTGAGAAGAATAGAAAATGGAAATAATATTGTGACCTTTGATACATTAAATAAATTATCCATGTTCTTCAAAAAAGACTTATTTCACGAGATAGCTCATTATAATACTAACAGAAACTTACTAAATTATTATGAAAAGATAGATGATATTATAAGTTCATATGATTACGATAAACTTATTAATATATCTAATGATTTTGAAGTTAATTTTAAAGATAAATCACCTTCTGATTTTAGCTTATATGAAGGTAGGGTTATTGAGCAATTCAGATTAATAGTTAAAGGAATTGAAAAATTAATTAAAAAAGATCAGAATAATAAAAAAATAATGAGTATCTTTAAAGAAGCATTAAAACTTACTCTAAAAGATTTTAATTTATATAATTTCTCTAAGTTTAAATATAATCTATTTGAAATTCGTATATTAATTATGATAGCAGTGGCTCTTAAAAGAGATAATAATTATGAAAAAAGTAATGAAATTTTAAAATTTGTACTTAAATCTTTAGATTTTAGTGAAGAATCACTTCTAAATGAAAAAAAGCTTATAATTAAATGTTTTTCTAATATTTCATATAATTATCATAATATGAATAATTATATGAAATCTCTAGAGTATGCTATTAAAGGCATAGTCTATGCTATTAACCAAGATATTATATATGCTTTAAACCATCTATATTATAGAAAAGGTATTGCAGAATATTTACTTGATAAAGATGAAAGTATTTATAAAGATTCTCTTAATAAAGCCATACATATATTAGAAATAAAAGGATATTATGAATTAGCTAAAAAGTATAAAGAGATTACTAAAGATAAATATAACATATATTTAGATAGGTAATAATATTTAAAAAGTAATAATATTTTTCTTCTATTTCTTAACTCTTTTCAAGTGGAAAAATCATTCAGCACTTTCTTTCATAGCAAACTTCTCTATAATTTAATTTAATCTTCTAGTTCTTCTACATCTAAATTTAAAGCTTGTATGGTTCTATAATATTATAGAACCATACAAGCTTTAAATGAATCAATAACCAGTTCTAGGTTAGATAAATATACTAATTTATTTAACG harbors:
- a CDS encoding M28 family metallopeptidase: MVISSRRKLDVNRKNRKKVILIFILIYLIVTLMGCSKTNNLKFNEDNAYNHIKELSSDKYEGRLPGAEGHRKASEYIAHEFREMGLAPIHKRNEYFQEFQDYSPILKEEPTFQVIDKNGNIAHEYSIRDDYTELPVNNTVGGLIEGNATIVKSLDEIEENSKIILSSKTFYNHIDIEKLKSLGVNLVISPSKDNSENKFLKTVITDGKTDDAEESQLIRILVKSDVFSELVKYTKEGYTIKFNMDLNVKKVDMRNVIGYIPAKDKETEEALIITAHYDHVGYDADGKVFNGALDNASGIGMLLEVARSIKESNISPKKNIVFVAFDGEESGLKGSTYYTRSRPFDLIGSKIINLDMIGSKENLDLYIDYFPNSQTSKDLAKEIKDKWGEDLKLNPSASSDHAVFGEKDIPSITLNHPSMELIHAYSDDIDNIDKERLKQPGELVLWITDYYGVKAKDLINRSISDTQNKNIYILIVSLFFIIFVFLLLLKYRKKKGKPILTIILLIVIMILILLYNTFYEYEQYGVTRMINTDKYKGKPWKDTENITKAQGINDSDFYENINIVINDNKNIANLTINKKGELSDREELNLHNISSEDIKILDNEVYFINKNTLSKINDRNEVEEIKDNIIGFDVLRKGKTPYIIASDEKRLYLINEGSVREKVISGIESIKAREDRNENIHILLEREQESNTELLYLYSNSNEEIGEIKSIGKIDKKNDIQFGIDIGKGYIFTNDKKTIKYGTFNLGSRSSTIRSFKKLELTGNSGIKVDKDLNLTINKDMDKDGEISLVAKGKDKHNVSYIFLRNLYNGRVTEEKLIYKKDKVNIKDLQILDSSNYSYVFWMEGKGNNYTLKASSSDSQFGNDEKKVDFFIKLGNIIQNIIMMPVFLVSRMYLVLPGLIILGIYRLLRKENSKYLKIVVFSSLIINILFEIISMRENYVFGYSMEYIIVPIIIAICALIITFFYLKETNNKALLKTFVIFTIINMILLSTLYAPYSLEWGVERGQLDEQNLFK
- a CDS encoding helix-turn-helix domain-containing protein, with amino-acid sequence MFETYDLKNFGTRIRKIRKSLGYSQIQVSTETGVHRDTLRRIENGNNIVTFDTLNKLSMFFKKDLFHEIAHYNTNRNLLNYYEKIDDIISSYDYDKLINISNDFEVNFKDKSPSDFSLYEGRVIEQFRLIVKGIEKLIKKDQNNKKIMSIFKEALKLTLKDFNLYNFSKFKYNLFEIRILIMIAVALKRDNNYEKSNEILKFVLKSLDFSEESLLNEKKLIIKCFSNISYNYHNMNNYMKSLEYAIKGIVYAINQDIIYALNHLYYRKGIAEYLLDKDESIYKDSLNKAIHILEIKGYYELAKKYKEITKDKYNIYLDR